A portion of the Oncorhynchus gorbuscha isolate QuinsamMale2020 ecotype Even-year linkage group LG19, OgorEven_v1.0, whole genome shotgun sequence genome contains these proteins:
- the LOC124004735 gene encoding C-X-C chemokine receptor type 3-like gives MTYCYTAVAVTLHHSQRGQRSLEKEGAIRLAALVTAVFCLCWLPYNITMLVKTLVDRGLDSGLSCQSRTSLDKALVVTESLGYTHCCLNPLLYAFTGVRFRQDLLRLLAH, from the exons ATGACCTACTGCtacactgcggtggcggtcaccCTGCACCATAGCCAGAGAGGTCAGCGCAGCCTGGAGAAAGAGGGCGCCATCAGGCTGGCTGCACTAGTCACTGCTGTGTTCTGCCTGTGCTGGCTGCCCTACAACATCACCATGCTG GTGAAGACCCTGGTGGATCGGGGGTTGGACTCTGGTTTGAGCTGCCAGTCCCGGACTAGTTTGGATAAGGCCTTGGTGGTGACAGAGAGCCTGGGGTACACACACTGCTGCCTCAACCCGTTGCTGTACGCCTTCACTGGGGTACGGTTTCGACAGGATCTCCTGAGACTGCTGGCCCACTGA
- the ddx6 gene encoding probable ATP-dependent RNA helicase ddx6 — protein MSTASTQNPVILGHSNQNGQLRGPVVKPAGGQGSGGGSHQTQQPSHMKQASSTINNGTGPSSTQLAKATPTANTVIKPGDDWKRNLTLPPKDTRMRTSDVTATKGNEFEDYCLKRELLMGIFEMGWEKPSPIQEESIPIALSGRDILARAKNGTGKSGAYLIPLLERIDLKKDCIQAMGIVPTRELALQVSQICIQISKHMGGVKVMATTGGTNLRDDIMRLDETVHVVIATPGRILDLIKKGVAKVNQVQMMVLDEADKLLSQDFVVMMEEILSYLPKQRQILLYSATFPLSVQKFMNSHLSKPYEINLMEELTLKGVTQYYAYVTERQKVHCLNTLFSRLQINQSIIFCNSSQRVELLAKKISQLGYSCFYIHAKMRQEHRNRVFHDFRNGLCRNLVCTDLFTRGIDIQAVNVVINFDFPKLGETYLHRIGRSGRFGHLGLAINLITYDDRFNLKGIEEQLGTEIRPIPGCIDKSLYVAEYHSENGEVKL, from the exons ATGAGTACCGCCAGTACCCAGAACCCAGTGATACTGGGCCATTCCAACCAGAATGGCCAGCTCCGAGGACCGGTGGTGAAGCCTGCAGGAGGCCAGGGCAGCGGAGGAGGCAGTCATCAGACACAGCAGCCCAGCCATATGAAGCAGGCCTCCAGCACAATCAACAACGGCACTGGGCCTAGCAGCACCCAGCTGGCTAAAGCTACCCCCACAGCCAATACTGTCATCAA GCCCGGAGATGACTGGAAGAGGAATTTGACGCTCCCTCCAAAAGACACGAGGATGAGAACATCG GACGTAACGGCAACTAAAGGCAATGAGTTTGAAGACTACTGCCTGAAGAGGGAGCTACTGATGGGCATCTTTGAGATGGGCTGGGAGAAACCCTCTCCAATACAG GAGGAGAGCATCCCCATAGCGTTGTCTGGGAGGGACATTCTGGCCAGGGCCAAGAACGGGACAGGAAAGAGCGGAGCTTACCTCATTCCCTTACTGGAACGCATTGACCTGAAGAAGGACTGTATACAAG CTATGGGCATCGTTCCCACCAGAGAACTGGCATTGCAGGTGAGCCAAATCTGTATCCAGATCAGCAAACACATGGGAGGGGTCAAAGTCATGGCCACAACGGGTGGTACCAACCTCCGCGATGACATCATGAGGCTCGACGAGACAG TACACGTTGTGATTGCCACCCCTGGGAGGATCCTGGACCTCATTAAGAAGGGTGTGGCCAAAGTCAATCAGGTTCAGATGATGGTTTTGGATGAG gcagaCAAGCTGTTGTCCCAGGACTTTGTCGTGATGATGGAGGAGATATTGAGCTACCTGCCCAAACAGAGACAgattctgctctactctgctaccTTCCCTCTCAGCGTACAGAAGTTCATG AACTCCCACCTGTCCAAGCCCTACGAGATCAACCTGATGGAGGAGCTGACCCTGAAGGGGGTCACCCAGTATTATGCCTAcgttacagagagacagaaggtccACTGTCTCAACACGCTCTTCTCCAGG CTCCAGATCAACCAGTCTATAATCTTCTGTAACTCGTCTCAGAGGGTGGAGCTGCTGGCCAAGAAGATATCACAGCTGGGCTACTCGTGTTTCTACATTCATGCCAAGATGAGACAG GAGCACCGTAACAGAGTGTTCCACGACTTCAGAAACGGGCTCTGCCGGAATCTGGTCTGCACAGACCTCTTCACAAGAGGTATCGACATTCAGGCGGTGAATGTGGTGATCAACTTTGACTTCCCCAAGCTGGGCGAGACGTACCTCCACCGCATCGGCAGATCTG GTCGTTTTGGTCACCTGGGTCTGGCCATCAACCTGATCACATACGATGACCGCTTCAATCTGAAGGGCATTGAGGAGCAGCTGGGAACAGAGATCAGACCCATCCCTGGCTGCATAGACAAGAGCCTGTATGTCGCAGAGTACCACAGTGAGAACGGAGAGGTCAAGCTGTGA